CGAAGTTCATGTGAAATAGAATCGAGTAACACGGTGCGAAGTCGTTCCGATTCTGCAGATAGACGTGCAAGCTGAGCTTCCTTGCCTAACCGAATCCGCGCTATCGTCGTAGCAGAAAGTACAACAAACGCATCGATAAGGCGTTGTTTTTGTTGAATAAGCCCTTCATGCAATGATGTGGTATCGACAACGAAGACTCCAAGTGTCATACTCTCTGTCTGTAGTGGGATATATCTTTTTGAATCGCTAGTATAATCATCCATTTCACGACCAGCAACCTTCCCATGCTGTAAGACGAAACGACATAGTTCTAGATCCAATGGTATACGATCTACATGTATGTTCTTTCTATCTACATGAGTAGCTTCTGATCCAACTTCGTAACTGCCATGTACAGATAACTCTTCATTTTGAGGAAGGACAATCCAAACGGGTAAACACAACGTACTCGCCACATGGCTCACAATAATCTCAACGAGCTCGTCCACATCACTTACGCCAGTTGTTTGTCTACTCAGATCATATAAACCCTCTAACTCTAACTCACGTATTTTGGACTCTCTCACCTGTGCCCTTAGACGTGAAGCAAGTGTTGCCGTCAAAATAGCAACGACTAAAAATACTGCGAACGAGATCAGGTAACGCAAATCACTGACTGAAAAGCTAAATATAGGTGGCACAAAGAAATAATCAAATGCAATAACTCCAACTGCTGCTGCGTAAACAGATGGCCTTAATCCCCATATAACTGCGCTAAATAAAACAGGAAGTAAGAAAAGAAGAGCAATATTGGCCAATTGAAAAGAAAGTCCTACCTTCAACAAGACAAAAGTTAACACTGTTAACGCTAAAGTTATAAGTACGTACGGTTTACTCGTCATCTAATCTGACCATTACCTCTAACCATATATTTGTAGCCTGTCAGTTCACGCAATCCCATGGGCCCACGTGCATGTAATTTTTGAGTAGAAATACCGATTTCCGCACCAAATCCGAATTCATATCCATCTGTAAAACGCGTAGAAGCATTATGATATACAGCTGCTGCATCCACAGTTTGCAAAAATATCTCTGCCGCTTCTATATCTTCTGTGATAATACTTTCCGAATGTCCTGTCCCATATCGCATAATATGGTCGATCGCGTTTTCTAGTGATGGGACAATCTTTACCGCAAGTGTTAATCCAAGGAACTCCGTTGCATAATCCATGTCTGTAGCCAGTTGTTTAACAAGAAAAACTCCTTCTTCGTATACCAGATCGTTATTTTCTAAAATCATATCAGATGCCTCATCCACACGTAATTGTACTCCTAATCTCGCCAATTGGTATGATACGCGAGGCAATACTTGTTTTGCAATGGCCTCGTGAATGAGGACTGTCTCTATAGCATTACACACAGAGGGCCTCTGCGTTTTTGCATTGATGATAATGTCGATTGCCATGTCAATATTAGCTTGTACATCAACATATACGTGGCAATTACCTACTCCTGTTTCGATGACAGGCACCGTTGCATGTTCTACAACATGTGTTATCAACCCTGCTCCACCTCTGGGAATAATAACATCAATGAGACCTCGTGCACGAATAAGCTCATCAATGGAACTACGATTGGTGTTTTGTAATATCATTACAAGATCTGCAGGTAGTCCCACTTCTGTAATTGCCTTGCGCAGCGCATGGATAAGTGCAGTATTGGTTTCAAATGCTTCCTTGCCTCCACGCAATACAACCGCATTTCCGGTTTTTAAAGTTAGCGCAGCCGTATCCACAGTCACATTCGGTCGAGATTCATAAATGACTCCAACCACTCCTAATGGCACTCGAACCTGTTCAATGTACAGGCCATTAGGCCGTGTCCACGCAGAAAGTACTTCTCCTATAGGATCAGCTAAAGAAATGATATCATGTAATCCATCGACGATCGTCTGCATCCGCTGTTTGTCTAATGCGAGTCTATCCAAGCGAGAGGATGGCTCTTTGGCATCTTGTGCACGCTGTACATCTAGCTGATTTGCTAAGAGGATTTCCTCCGATGAGCGAATCAGTTCTTCACCCATCGCGTGAAGTGCCATGTTTTTTTGTTCGGAGGTAAGCGTCAAAGCTAACCTAGAAGCCGCCCGCGCCCGTAATAGTTCATCTCTCATCGATTACACCCCATCCTATCCCATGTTATAAAAGCGCTAGATCATTGCGATGAATTACTTCGGGAAGATCTCCTAAGTGACGTATATTCGCGTCCTTTTTAATTAAATATTGCAAATCAAACGAGGACATAGACACTATACCCTTACCTATAGCTCCACCATGTACATCCACAAGATCTACGATTGCTCCTTCCTGGAACTTCCCTTCCACTTGAAGGATACCTGGTAGCAAAAGGCTTCTGCCCTGTGTTTGTATAGCAATACTTGCGCCCTCATCGATACACAATCGCCCGCTACTTCGCGTTCCATGAATGAGCCAAGATTTTCGTGCACTCCGATGATCTTTACTCGAGATAAAATGAGTACCAACCTGTTCACCTGCAAGCAATCGACTCAATACGTTAGTCTCATGCGTTGCTGCAATGACCACTTCAATTCCTGAATCCATGGCCATTTCTGCCGCTCGTAACTTTGTCCTCATGCCGCCAGTCCCAACAGCTGAACCCTCATCACCAGCTAATGAACGGATATGATCATCGATCTTTTCAATTTTAGCTATCCGCTTAGCATCTAGATCCACACGCGGATCTCCAGTATATAGGCCATCAATATCCGTTAACAGCACGAGGTATTGTGCAGAAAGTAAAATAGCCACCAATGCTGCTAAAGAATCATTGTCACCAAAACGAATCTCACTAACCGCAACGGTATCATTTTCATTGACAATAGGTAAAACTCTAGCATGAAGTAACGTCTCCATTGTATTTCGTATATTCACATATCTTCGCCGATCCTCTATATCCGCTCTGGTTAGCAAAATTTGCGCTACTACACGCTGAAGTACAGCAAACTCTCTTTGATACATATCGATTAATAAACTTTGTCCAACAGCAGATGCAGCTTGCTTTTCAGGTAACGTCCGAGTAGTTTGCCAGCCAAGTTTACCTCTTCCCGCTGCAATAGCCCCAGACGACACAATGATCACCTCATACATAGGATTTTGCAATAGAGGTGCCAGTTGATCACTCATCGTATGAATTTTTTCGGAAGACAAAAGTCCTGTACTCGGATCCGTTAAGCTGCTAGATCCTACTTTAACTACGATTCGCGTTTTTTGCATCTGCTCACCTCATATAAACAGTATACACGATCGCCCTATGATAGCGATCAATGACATGATGTGATCCATTTTGAAGCGTTTGCTACATATAAAACCGGGAGGTGCATCACATTTTGTTAGCAAAAAGAGTCTACAGCAAGGATGTAAAAAACCACCACTTGCCATAAACTCTTATCCATCTAGCCTTTTTGGCGCACCCGGAGGGACTCGAACCCCCGCAAGACGCGGTTTAGGAAACCACCGCTCTATCCACCTGAGCTACGGGTGCATATGATCTTCATGTAACCAGGTAAAGTATATCATGGGCTTACCGAAGTGACAAATCACAAAAATAGTGTTACTTGTACCAAGTTGCTCATACAAGTAACACAAAGTAAAACGTCACTACAATCAAACCATGTTCCCCCTTAGTTAACGGGTTGCGCTATTCCTGGTTGTAATGGTTTTACCATCACAATAGTTTGTGGCTGCACTTGAGGTCCTTCTACAAAACCAAGGGACTTAGCAAATGCTTGACTTCGTATATTTTTTTCTTGAATAAAAACTTCAAGCTCAACTGCTCCATATGACCTTGCTTCTTGCTCAATTTGTTTCATAATTCGCGTTCCATATCCTTTGCCCTGATGAGCTGATGCAAGAACAAGTGCACCAATATTCATCTTTCCACTGTCGTCTAACACGTAGCTAATATAGCCAGCTACTTCATCTTCTACAAGGATCATTCGCGTCTGTGAAGAGCGAACATAATTCATAACTGTCATTAATTCGAGATCGTATCCATAGCTCTCTTTAAAAACTGGAGAAATTTCGTCTTGGGTAAGTTTTGAAATAACTGGTTCATCCTCAAACGTATATGAACGCAGATAAATTTTAGTTGGTCCACCTTGGCTACTTGGAGTTTGTGCACCACCTGGCAATGCTGTAGGTGCATCTTGTGACATAACAGCATCGTCAACAGAAGCTACTTGCACATCATGCCTCCGTTTTGTACTTGTGTGACGCGTCCGATTTTTTTTGGGTGCCGGTTTTTTCCCGGAAGCCGCATGATTAGTCAGAACTGGCTTAACTCCACCTTGACCCTTAGTCATGGGATTTAGGATCTTATTTGTCGAGTTCTTATTGTCTGAGTTTTTGACAGCC
The genomic region above belongs to Sulfoacidibacillus ferrooxidans and contains:
- the proB gene encoding glutamate 5-kinase produces the protein MQKTRIVVKVGSSSLTDPSTGLLSSEKIHTMSDQLAPLLQNPMYEVIIVSSGAIAAGRGKLGWQTTRTLPEKQAASAVGQSLLIDMYQREFAVLQRVVAQILLTRADIEDRRRYVNIRNTMETLLHARVLPIVNENDTVAVSEIRFGDNDSLAALVAILLSAQYLVLLTDIDGLYTGDPRVDLDAKRIAKIEKIDDHIRSLAGDEGSAVGTGGMRTKLRAAEMAMDSGIEVVIAATHETNVLSRLLAGEQVGTHFISSKDHRSARKSWLIHGTRSSGRLCIDEGASIAIQTQGRSLLLPGILQVEGKFQEGAIVDLVDVHGGAIGKGIVSMSSFDLQYLIKKDANIRHLGDLPEVIHRNDLALL
- a CDS encoding glutamate-5-semialdehyde dehydrogenase, which produces MRDELLRARAASRLALTLTSEQKNMALHAMGEELIRSSEEILLANQLDVQRAQDAKEPSSRLDRLALDKQRMQTIVDGLHDIISLADPIGEVLSAWTRPNGLYIEQVRVPLGVVGVIYESRPNVTVDTAALTLKTGNAVVLRGGKEAFETNTALIHALRKAITEVGLPADLVMILQNTNRSSIDELIRARGLIDVIIPRGGAGLITHVVEHATVPVIETGVGNCHVYVDVQANIDMAIDIIINAKTQRPSVCNAIETVLIHEAIAKQVLPRVSYQLARLGVQLRVDEASDMILENNDLVYEEGVFLVKQLATDMDYATEFLGLTLAVKIVPSLENAIDHIMRYGTGHSESIITEDIEAAEIFLQTVDAAAVYHNASTRFTDGYEFGFGAEIGISTQKLHARGPMGLRELTGYKYMVRGNGQIR
- a CDS encoding GNAT family N-acetyltransferase, with amino-acid sequence MAVKNSDNKNSTNKILNPMTKGQGGVKPVLTNHAASGKKPAPKKNRTRHTSTKRRHDVQVASVDDAVMSQDAPTALPGGAQTPSSQGGPTKIYLRSYTFEDEPVISKLTQDEISPVFKESYGYDLELMTVMNYVRSSQTRMILVEDEVAGYISYVLDDSGKMNIGALVLASAHQGKGYGTRIMKQIEQEARSYGAVELEVFIQEKNIRSQAFAKSLGFVEGPQVQPQTIVMVKPLQPGIAQPVN
- a CDS encoding DUF4118 domain-containing protein, coding for MTSKPYVLITLALTVLTFVLLKVGLSFQLANIALLFLLPVLFSAVIWGLRPSVYAAAVGVIAFDYFFVPPIFSFSVSDLRYLISFAVFLVVAILTATLASRLRAQVRESKIRELELEGLYDLSRQTTGVSDVDELVEIIVSHVASTLCLPVWIVLPQNEELSVHGSYEVGSEATHVDRKNIHVDRIPLDLELCRFVLQHGKVAGREMDDYTSDSKRYIPLQTESMTLGVFVVDTTSLHEGLIQQKQRLIDAFVVLSATTIARIRLGKEAQLARLSAESERLRTVLLDSISHELRTPLAGIIGSVTGMIEQERVLSAIDERELLFTIRDSAMRMNRLVTNLLGMVRIESGMLSLQRHVCDIMDILGVVFRQLQDPLTSRTVNVHMQPDLPSLYVDDVLIEQVLVNILSNAVKYSDEGSQIFIDVRVEDDVVVLDICDEGIGISLGDETKVFDKFYRSESAKRIPGTGLGLAICKGIIEAHGGAISAKRRGDYGTQMIIYLPIGEGEESDFGCQNSGY